attatataatatatattatataattatataatatactattatattatataattatataatatattattacattatatatattatataatataatatattatatattatatagtatgtaatatagaatatattttttaatttaaaattataaataaaaatcggatatccgatttgcataggtatttaccatgccaaggtgtactgacacctagggcaagcaaaaagtcaacacgaatttttgtttttttaggcgattgaagaaggctatttttttcacatcgccactttttggccccccatgatcctccACTAACCCTTTTATTATATTAatagtattatattatatgtataagAGATTATTTAACTAAAACATTTAATGTAATTTTATAAGATAcatgaatgttttattttattgattttttttcatatttaggttaataaattaataaaataatttattaaagtaaaaagaaaattaaaattttaaaatgtgtatttaaataatttgaaatataaataaaataattatttaaaaatatatttatataaaatttggaATTGTGTGTGAACTTTAAAAAAGTCATTTTATGCTATTATGTGTTTTTATGTTGATAAGATCATACTGTGAAGGAAATTTGGTAAGAGTTTCGTTattacaaaaatatttttattatatatgagATAGATTATTTAGCCTTGTGATATCATCTCATGTCTTGGCCTAAAAAGTGTTTACTTCAATATTTTGTTTAGTCTTCAACCTTTTGTTTAGCCTTGAACCTTAAACCTTTGGAGTTTAGATACCTATAATAAATGTTTTCTTGTACCTAAGATTGTATATGGAAATTTTTTTGGTGCTAGAGAACATCATTAGAGCTTCCTATGCTAAATAGGAACTCAACTAACTTGTCACCTTATACCTTAGTTAATTCTTATTTATTGATTCAATAATTTTGTAAAGAGTTGAAGGCACATCAAACAATGTATGTAATACATGAGTAAATAGttaaaaattatatggttaaaTGATGTTAAGAGCTTGAAATATGAACAAAATGTAAGTAATGACATAACCACATAATGGAAGAACATGGGTTTTGACATTTTCTTATGCAATCAAAACAAAGATTTGAAAATGGTGAGTTATTTTCAATGATCCCTTTCAAATTGATTATGAATGATGTGATGTAGATGAAGTCTGTGATGAACTAGGGTTTATGTCCTTTAACTTTAATATAAGTTCTAAAGACAAATTATTTTTCTTGACACTAGTGTTAATAAATAATGATCAATTAAAATTGAAATAGCTTGAAGATATAACAAATTCTAAAATTAGGAATAATGGTTCTACAATACACTTGGATCCTTTAAATGAATCAAAATCGCACACTTGCAATCTTTAAGATAAAATTCTTTAGAGTAAATTTGAGTATACAACAGTGAAATGTCAAATTAATCAAAATTATATACTTAGATAGATAATATACTCAAAGTACATTAAACATATTTATCTAAAATATAAAAATCATATCTTAAATTACTCTATAATTTCTTTTTACATATTTAAAAATGAAACATCTCAAACTTTTAATTTAAATTATGTATacttttctcatatatatatatataactttgcTAAATGGATAAATATGTTAGATGCATTACAAATTgaacaaaatataaatataaatataaatgtttttcaattaaaaaaaattgattaaacatAAATTCACTTAATATTTGTACCTAACTTTGTATGTTAGGTACCAGGGATTCAAAACAATGTGATACTTTATTATTTCTTCTCGATATTTGAAGATGACAAGATTCGAAGTGATTCATATTTAAATGAAGCTGAATAAGAAATGGTCACATGATTTGTAGCACAAGAAacgatttgaaaaaaaaataataaaacctCTAAACAGATGGCAACACACATAAACCCATGAATTGAATAAGCTGGTTCAACAGCCCATCATTGTGGACTGTTGATATTTTATGACATTACTCATTGACTGTCTTTATTAAGTGAGCTGATTACTTGGTTTTGAATTCAGAGATACCCATCAAAAAAATCCTGGACAGTAGTATACTTAATTTCTGGATAAAGTTGGCAAACTTCCAAGTCATTGGGTGCTTTGATTTCATATCTGTACTGACATCCATTGATAAAAATGTCATGAGTCAGTGAAGCCACTATGCTCTCAGGAATTTGTTTGGctgcaacaacaacaaaggaaAATTCATGTGAAGATAATCAATAAcaacatagaagaaacaatatagtgaGTTAACTTCATCTACATGGTATTTAACATATTGTAGATATACCTTCAGCCATGGCCAAGAGATCTTGTTCTGAGATGCAAACCCTAGGCAGGgtttttccaatcttcttctccCAAATTGCTGCGAGCTCGTTTAATGTAAGAAAGTTGTTGGGTGGTCTGAAATGCACACATTTGTTAACAGTGCGGATATCTTCCACAATTTTTATTGTGTATTTGCCAATGTCTTCCCCAGTCACAAAGTAAGCTACCATAAACAATATATGAGAGATAGATAAGATTTCAAGTTtcaggagatatatcactttatataAACATCATTCCTGCAATAGTGAACTATGTGCTCTCTAATAATCTATTATTCTAAACTTCTATCTTCAATTCCAATCACCTTTGATATTACCATCTCCATAGATTTCAAACTGTTCTTGGGGAGGAGGAATCTCAGAGGGATGGGTGTGATAGAAGTAAGGCCAGCCAGCAATGGAGTTGCAGCAGATGTAAGTGTATGGGATCTTAGCAGCCTCCACTGCCCGCCTTACAAGCCTCTTCTCTTTGTAAAAGGTTAGCCCTGGTTCTACTGGATTGGCTATGTCTATATCATGCCCAAACTCCGAAGGAAGAAATCTCTGCATCAACTTATCGTTAAATTCTTGAATCAAATAGAGTTAACATAGAAAGCAATAAATATATGGGCAAGTTCTAATCTTGAGTACCTTAACAGTGCCAATTTCCTTAATGGCGTCTAATATCTTGAGCTGATCTATTATCTGAGCGCCGCCTACAACTGAAATAACAACATCAATGCCTTGCATGGCCTTTACCATGGACTTGTGGTCACTTAAATCTCCCTGCAAGCCCCACattcaaaaaatagaagtttaACTCTTCAATCAAACCAGTATATTGGGGAACTGGTTGATGAACACACTTAGAAACCTGATTTAACAGGATCAAAGTCATCTTATTTTGTCTTAAATCTTAAACAATGCATTCAAAGTCTTTTATTTGTTTAGGTGGCTCAACTGAAATTACATCATTCAATTGATCTATTGAAAAAGTTAGTGTGATTTCCGATAAAccacctaaacaaatcaatgcttaaGATATGCTGTAACAATCGACTATAATATAATCACCAGAGCTATGTAAAAATCCAATGGCCAATCACTAACTATTTAAAAAAAGTAATGCAGATAACAGAAGATTTGGATGCATACATGGACAATGTGAACACCAGCATTTTTCAATTCTTGGAGGCAGTGTTTTTTGACAGGATCAGATTCTGTTGTGGGTCGAATAAGAGCATAAGCAGGATGGCCTGCAGCAACAGCTGCAAGACCAATAAAGCGGCCAATATAACCAGTGGCTCCAATCACCAGTATTTTACTGCTGAAATTTTGCTCTTCCTCCAATATATCCTCAAATGGAGGAGTCTCAGGAATGGTGGGCACCAGTGGAACAGAGATTTCCTTCCATATTCGTGTCTGTTGGTGGCCATGGCGACTGAGAGAGCGAGGCAGTGTAGCGGCACTTGCAGCCATTTTTTTTGTAAAGATATGAGGTTGGGAAAATAGTGGAACCTGCACCACTATATATAGTAtatttgtggtcattgtatcaaacagaATA
The nucleotide sequence above comes from Cryptomeria japonica chromosome 11, Sugi_1.0, whole genome shotgun sequence. Encoded proteins:
- the LOC131070694 gene encoding leucoanthocyanidin reductase, which encodes MTTNILYIVVQVPLFSQPHIFTKKMAASAATLPRSLSRHGHQQTRIWKEISVPLVPTIPETPPFEDILEEEQNFSSKILVIGATGYIGRFIGLAAVAAGHPAYALIRPTTESDPVKKHCLQELKNAGVHIVHGDLSDHKSMVKAMQGIDVVISVVGGAQIIDQLKILDAIKEIGTVKRFLPSEFGHDIDIANPVEPGLTFYKEKRLVRRAVEAAKIPYTYICCNSIAGWPYFYHTHPSEIPPPQEQFEIYGDGNIKAYFVTGEDIGKYTIKIVEDIRTVNKCVHFRPPNNFLTLNELAAIWEKKIGKTLPRVCISEQDLLAMAEAKQIPESIVASLTHDIFINGCQYRYEIKAPNDLEVCQLYPEIKYTTVQDFFDGYL